One segment of Gloeocapsa sp. PCC 7428 DNA contains the following:
- a CDS encoding site-specific integrase yields MPLRLDSLKPEDLKLASPLPLTRHPAAVYISGLGSGSQRTILYSLNKIAALLTSGECDAYTIDWSKLRYHHTAAVRVALINLLAPVTANKMLSALRRVLLEAYRLNLMAAEDYNKAVDFANIPGDSELRGRSLANAEIAALLETCHASSPIDIRDAAIVTTLLATGLRRSELVNLDLSDLNLSTGELLVRKGKRGKNRKVYLPSDALSFVKKWLTVRGDQPGPFFCRIRRGGHLHVGRMHPDAIWRMLRHRAEIAELESFSPHDLRRTFCSDLLDAGVDVVTVQKLAGHTSPTTTAKYDRRGEETLRRAVQTLKIPNSSRRKK; encoded by the coding sequence ATGCCGTTGCGCCTCGACTCCCTCAAACCAGAAGACCTCAAGCTCGCTTCGCCCTTACCCTTAACGCGGCATCCGGCGGCAGTATATATATCTGGTTTGGGTTCAGGCAGTCAGCGCACTATCCTTTACTCGCTCAATAAAATTGCGGCGCTACTAACTTCAGGAGAATGCGATGCTTATACAATAGATTGGTCAAAGTTGCGCTACCACCATACGGCGGCGGTGCGAGTTGCGTTAATCAATCTCCTCGCGCCTGTAACGGCAAACAAGATGCTTTCGGCTTTGCGCCGAGTTCTTTTAGAAGCATACCGACTCAATTTGATGGCGGCAGAAGATTACAACAAAGCGGTAGATTTTGCGAATATCCCAGGTGACTCAGAGTTAAGGGGACGTTCTTTGGCAAATGCAGAAATTGCAGCGCTATTGGAGACGTGTCATGCTTCAAGTCCTATTGATATTAGAGATGCCGCAATCGTTACTACTTTACTCGCTACAGGTTTGCGGCGGTCGGAATTGGTCAATTTAGATTTAAGCGATTTGAATCTAAGTACGGGAGAGCTTTTGGTTCGTAAAGGCAAGCGAGGTAAGAATCGCAAGGTCTATCTGCCAAGTGACGCGCTCTCCTTTGTCAAAAAATGGCTAACTGTGCGCGGCGACCAACCAGGACCGTTCTTTTGCCGAATTCGTCGCGGGGGTCACTTGCATGTCGGACGAATGCACCCCGACGCAATCTGGCGGATGTTGCGGCATCGGGCAGAGATAGCTGAACTAGAATCATTTTCTCCACACGACTTGAGGAGGACGTTTTGTTCTGACTTATTAGATGCAGGGGTAGATGTTGTCACCGTACAAAAGTTAGCGGGTCATACCAGTCCAACAACGACTGCGAAGTACGACCGTCGAGGCGAAGAAACACTGCGCCGCGCTGTGCAGACGTTGAAGATTCCTAATTCTAGTAGAAGGAAAAAGTAG
- a CDS encoding RES family NAD+ phosphorylase, whose product MAPQEPLEEPLAPHPEPPPDFGSRLLPVVESNGPWYRLNPARYSSALFFDRSGKGRFDGAEQGYSILYVGADEYAAFIECFGRAHGARGVAESALQTRNLVRITSVRPLILADLTGSGLVKLGADSRIASGPYLMARQWARAIWEHPSAVDGLRYHSRHDDTRICCGLFDRTKSLLSEENLGNLVEQHPVLLAQVLTHYDYGLL is encoded by the coding sequence ATGGCACCCCAGGAGCCGCTTGAGGAGCCGTTAGCCCCGCATCCCGAACCGCCGCCTGATTTTGGCAGCCGCTTATTACCTGTGGTTGAGAGTAATGGTCCTTGGTATCGCTTAAACCCAGCACGTTACTCAAGTGCGCTATTTTTTGACCGCAGCGGCAAAGGTCGTTTTGATGGAGCAGAGCAGGGATACAGCATTTTGTATGTAGGAGCCGACGAGTACGCTGCTTTTATCGAATGCTTTGGTCGCGCACACGGAGCGCGGGGCGTGGCAGAATCTGCACTGCAAACGCGGAATTTAGTACGCATTACATCGGTGCGTCCCTTGATTTTAGCTGACTTGACGGGTAGTGGCTTAGTAAAGTTAGGAGCCGATTCGCGAATTGCTTCGGGTCCGTACTTGATGGCGCGGCAGTGGGCGCGGGCAATTTGGGAGCATCCGAGCGCAGTTGATGGACTGAGATACCATTCGCGTCACGACGATACGCGCATCTGTTGCGGACTTTTTGACCGAACGAAGTCGCTTTTGAGCGAAGAGAACTTAGGTAATTTGGTCGAGCAACATCCGGTACTACTTGCTCAGGTGTTGACGCACTACGACTATGGCTTACTGTAA
- a CDS encoding alkaline phosphatase gives MGRYDFERLLASKVKRRSLLVGAGTLTGLALASQWSSYVVARPRLSDYPFQLGIASGDPLPDGVVLWTRLAPQPLSGGGMPQHNVSVRWEVATDENMRHVVKVGTAIATPELAHSVHVDVRGLRPAREYFYQFKVGNEYSPIGRTKTAPARGDRVNYLNFAFCTCQKWEDGYYSAYRRMAEEELDLVFHLGDYIYEYGISPTGGARNVALPAAYQQETTTLEQYRLRYALYKTDPDLQKAHASFPFVVTWDDHEVDNDYTDAISEENDPVKQFLQRRAAAYRAYYEHQPLRRFSLPNGPNMRLYRRLNFGDLARFSILDTRQYRSNQPCGDGETPRCEAALDPAKTMTGWRQERWLIKGLERSQTRWNVIAQQVLMAELDHKIGTGKIFWNDSWDGYPLARQRILNRIVNRKVSNPVVITGDWHSTFVNDIKLNFNNPKSPTVAAEFVAPSLTSNGDAQVYGPYYGPMIPENPHIKFFDGDRRGYFRVNLNHKRWQTDLRIVTTVSRADAPVYTFASFVVENNRPGVQRA, from the coding sequence ATGGGACGCTACGATTTTGAGCGCTTACTGGCGAGTAAGGTCAAGCGCAGAAGTTTGCTCGTTGGTGCAGGAACCTTAACTGGCTTAGCACTCGCAAGTCAGTGGTCGAGTTATGTCGTTGCCCGACCGCGATTATCTGACTATCCTTTTCAACTAGGGATAGCCTCGGGCGATCCATTGCCGGATGGTGTTGTACTCTGGACGCGATTAGCTCCTCAACCGCTATCCGGTGGTGGAATGCCACAGCACAATGTATCAGTGCGGTGGGAAGTAGCAACGGATGAAAATATGCGGCACGTTGTCAAAGTCGGCACGGCGATCGCTACTCCCGAACTCGCGCATTCAGTTCACGTTGACGTTCGCGGTTTGCGACCTGCAAGAGAGTATTTTTATCAATTCAAAGTAGGCAACGAGTATAGCCCGATTGGTCGTACTAAGACCGCACCAGCGCGTGGCGATCGCGTCAATTACCTTAACTTTGCCTTCTGCACTTGCCAAAAGTGGGAAGACGGGTACTACTCGGCGTATCGTCGCATGGCGGAAGAGGAGTTAGATTTAGTCTTTCATCTCGGCGATTACATCTACGAGTATGGTATCAGCCCAACAGGGGGCGCGCGTAATGTAGCGTTACCCGCAGCATATCAGCAGGAGACAACGACGCTCGAACAATACCGCCTCCGCTATGCCTTATACAAAACTGACCCAGACCTGCAAAAGGCTCATGCTTCGTTTCCGTTCGTTGTGACTTGGGACGACCACGAAGTAGATAACGATTATACCGATGCGATTTCGGAAGAAAATGACCCTGTAAAACAGTTCCTACAACGACGCGCAGCTGCATATCGTGCCTACTACGAACACCAACCGCTGCGGCGCTTCTCGCTACCGAATGGACCAAATATGCGCCTCTACCGCCGACTCAACTTTGGGGACTTAGCTAGATTCAGCATCCTCGATACGCGCCAGTATCGCAGTAACCAACCGTGCGGTGACGGCGAAACACCGCGTTGTGAAGCAGCGCTCGACCCTGCAAAAACGATGACTGGTTGGCGGCAAGAGCGCTGGCTAATCAAAGGACTAGAGCGTTCCCAAACTCGTTGGAATGTTATTGCCCAACAGGTGCTCATGGCAGAGTTGGATCACAAAATTGGCACGGGTAAAATCTTCTGGAACGATTCTTGGGATGGTTATCCTTTGGCACGCCAGCGAATTCTCAACCGCATTGTAAATCGAAAGGTATCGAATCCAGTCGTGATTACGGGAGACTGGCATTCGACGTTTGTCAACGATATCAAGCTCAACTTTAATAATCCCAAATCACCAACAGTGGCTGCTGAGTTCGTCGCGCCTTCGCTGACGAGTAATGGCGATGCTCAGGTTTACGGTCCGTACTATGGTCCGATGATTCCCGAAAACCCGCACATCAAGTTTTTTGATGGCGATCGCCGTGGCTACTTTCGCGTCAACCTCAATCATAAACGCTGGCAAACCGACTTACGGATCGTTACAACAGTAAGTCGCGCCGATGCGCCCGTGTATACTTTCGCTTCTTTTGTTGTAGAGAATAATCGCCCTGGCGTTCAACGTGCTTAA
- a CDS encoding glycoside hydrolase family 10 protein: protein MTRLNFQLSRKRRRQIPQCWQRMFVICILLWLVLSLWLSPVVSPGKLSTQELRGVWMTNLGAALMYYTTRMDEAVAHIAEHRLNTIYPAVWNRGYTLHPSEIALQAGGRKRDPLTSLPLLPVQDSLAGLVYQARRQHLRLIPWFEYGLMLPTKSPIARKHPNWLTNTQSGSQGSGWLNPFHPQVQQLLVDLIVEVVQRYPVDGIQLDDHFGLPIEFGYDSYTTKLYQSDHNGAIPPSNPAEPEWIAWRAERLTQLMMKITNAVKTARPEAIVCLSPHPPSFAYQKYLQDWTRWVELGLVDEVIVQVYRQDLAALKAELSNNKIRSLLHQSVPISVGLYTGPVLAAKQIQNLAHEVEVVRAAGYKGVSFFCWETTFWLFKRSPEKQVRQTFLKLFPAASEASFRRKQPDKIVS from the coding sequence ATGACACGCTTAAATTTCCAACTAAGTAGAAAGCGTCGGCGGCAAATTCCTCAGTGTTGGCAACGAATGTTCGTAATATGCATTTTATTATGGCTAGTGTTATCACTTTGGCTTTCCCCAGTCGTTTCACCAGGTAAACTCAGTACGCAAGAACTACGGGGAGTGTGGATGACTAATCTTGGTGCAGCGCTAATGTACTACACAACCCGTATGGATGAAGCTGTGGCACATATTGCTGAGCATCGCCTCAATACAATTTATCCAGCAGTGTGGAATCGGGGTTATACGCTTCATCCTAGTGAAATTGCTTTACAAGCGGGAGGTAGGAAGCGCGATCCACTCACCTCACTACCACTGCTACCTGTTCAAGACTCGCTCGCAGGGTTAGTTTATCAGGCACGCCGTCAACATTTGCGGCTAATTCCCTGGTTTGAGTATGGTTTAATGCTGCCTACCAAATCGCCAATTGCTCGAAAGCACCCAAATTGGTTAACTAATACTCAGTCTGGTAGCCAAGGTAGCGGCTGGCTCAATCCCTTCCATCCGCAAGTGCAGCAATTGCTTGTGGATTTGATTGTAGAGGTCGTGCAACGCTATCCGGTTGACGGCATTCAGCTTGATGACCACTTCGGTTTACCAATTGAATTTGGCTACGACTCCTACACTACTAAGCTTTATCAAAGCGACCACAATGGTGCAATTCCCCCTAGTAATCCTGCCGAGCCAGAGTGGATAGCTTGGAGAGCAGAACGGCTGACGCAACTCATGATGAAAATTACCAATGCGGTTAAAACTGCACGCCCAGAAGCAATCGTGTGTTTATCACCTCATCCACCTAGCTTCGCCTATCAAAAATACTTGCAAGACTGGACGCGCTGGGTAGAGTTAGGGTTAGTCGATGAAGTCATCGTACAAGTTTATCGGCAAGATTTAGCTGCTTTGAAGGCAGAATTGAGTAACAATAAAATTCGTTCTTTGTTGCATCAAAGCGTACCAATTAGCGTTGGTCTTTACACTGGACCCGTCTTAGCTGCTAAGCAGATTCAAAACCTTGCTCATGAAGTCGAGGTAGTGCGTGCCGCAGGCTACAAGGGCGTGTCGTTTTTTTGCTGGGAAACCACTTTTTGGCTATTCAAGCGCAGCCCAGAGAAGCAAGTTAGACAGACATTTCTCAAACTGTTTCCCGCAGCAAGCGAGGCATCATTTAGGAGGAAACAACCAGATAAAATAGTGAGTTGA
- a CDS encoding GTPase family protein: MDLKNLVRSIAQDILGEQRMNEEHFEEIYRRIEHKIDNEPPPRFAFIGETGVGKSSTLNALFNAGCEVSHIEACTQVVKGVEVDVDEVGGMKGILLAYDVPGLGESRLKHREHLELYEKVLKEVDVALWILDAQNRAIASVQESLIKIQEINPNLLERMVFALNKVDLVYPGESAWHQLANIPSEEQEKNITGRIHDVKKKIREVIPHWRGTVIGYSANRRYNLPQLFAAMLDAVPKKRQWVVASRKALADFFELVDPQLLPPEKKQNLYQFEQPASSRVQKISDIVESMPAEEFTRLATNKGAFLEWLEYHSK; the protein is encoded by the coding sequence ATGGATTTAAAAAACTTAGTGCGAAGCATTGCACAAGATATTCTCGGCGAGCAAAGAATGAATGAGGAGCATTTTGAAGAGATCTACCGCCGAATTGAACATAAAATAGACAATGAGCCACCACCACGCTTCGCATTCATTGGTGAAACTGGGGTAGGAAAATCATCCACACTTAATGCACTTTTTAACGCTGGTTGTGAAGTTAGTCATATTGAGGCGTGTACCCAAGTTGTGAAAGGTGTTGAAGTTGATGTTGATGAAGTAGGCGGAATGAAGGGCATATTGCTTGCGTATGATGTACCAGGATTGGGAGAAAGCCGCCTTAAGCACAGGGAACATCTGGAACTTTATGAAAAAGTTTTGAAGGAAGTAGATGTAGCATTATGGATTTTGGACGCTCAAAATAGAGCTATTGCATCAGTTCAAGAATCTTTAATAAAAATCCAGGAAATTAATCCAAACTTGTTAGAGCGAATGGTTTTTGCTTTAAATAAAGTTGATTTGGTTTATCCAGGTGAATCAGCTTGGCATCAACTGGCTAATATTCCAAGCGAAGAGCAAGAAAAAAATATAACTGGAAGAATTCATGACGTTAAGAAAAAAATTCGAGAGGTAATTCCTCATTGGAGAGGAACGGTTATCGGATATTCAGCCAACCGGCGCTACAATTTACCACAGCTTTTTGCGGCAATGCTAGATGCTGTACCTAAAAAGCGCCAGTGGGTTGTTGCTTCTCGCAAGGCTTTAGCAGACTTTTTCGAGTTAGTTGACCCTCAACTTCTCCCACCTGAAAAGAAACAAAATCTATATCAGTTTGAGCAACCTGCTTCTTCTAGAGTACAGAAAATATCAGATATTGTCGAAAGTATGCCAGCAGAAGAATTCACTAGGCTGGCTACAAATAAAGGTGCTTTTCTCGAATGGCTAGAATATCACAGCAAGTAA
- a CDS encoding putative 2-aminoethylphosphonate ABC transporter permease subunit, with protein sequence MTSSTPQRTFRTTLRQYFSRRQQIVTAEDWLMRVLLILGTLWLLVGVVLPLYPMLVRSFQSTDGDWVGVANYVTYLTTPALAASLLNSLYVAIASTIISVVLAFIYAYALTRTAMPGKNIFRILGMLPLYIPPLAHAIGLIYLFGNQGIITTGLFGLLPGWNIGIYGANGIIIGEVLYCFPQALVILVTALSLTDARLYEASEVLGSSALRTFLRVTLPSVKYGLVSAIFVCFTLAFTDFGVPKVVGGNYNVLATDIYKQVIGQQNFSMGATISVFLLVPTVVAFVLNQIIQRRQNALVSAKAVPLQPKFNPLVDWLGFAFCILVALFAIIVLLTIVFASAIQVWPYNFNLSLQHYDFSSVGGGGYAAYWNSIRMSFYTAVFGTVAVFVSAYLVEKGKGLNWLRSINYFLSTIPLALPGLVLGLAYVFFFNSPYWNIPFIEEYLLVNPFNWLYGTMGILVLCNIIHFYTVCFLTANTALKQIDPEFESVSASMSVPFYRTFWRVTAPLSLPAILEIGIYFFVNAMITISAIVFLYPPTLPVAAVAIVNMDDAGDTAAAAAMATLIVFTSIGVRILYWFLTRGVQQRTQAWRSR encoded by the coding sequence ATGACATCTTCCACGCCGCAAAGAACATTCCGTACAACGCTTAGGCAATATTTCTCTAGACGCCAGCAGATAGTTACCGCAGAAGACTGGCTGATGCGAGTGCTGCTGATTTTGGGAACGCTTTGGCTTTTGGTTGGGGTTGTTTTGCCACTTTACCCAATGCTGGTGCGCAGTTTTCAGAGTACAGATGGTGACTGGGTTGGTGTAGCAAATTACGTCACCTACTTAACAACTCCAGCATTAGCGGCTTCTTTGCTTAATAGTTTGTATGTAGCGATCGCTAGTACCATTATCTCTGTTGTTCTGGCATTTATCTATGCTTATGCGCTGACCCGCACAGCGATGCCAGGAAAAAATATTTTTCGTATTTTGGGGATGTTACCGCTATACATTCCGCCACTTGCTCATGCGATCGGATTGATTTACCTCTTTGGCAATCAAGGAATTATCACCACAGGTTTATTTGGTTTACTTCCTGGTTGGAATATTGGAATTTATGGTGCTAATGGCATCATTATTGGAGAAGTACTTTACTGTTTTCCGCAAGCGCTGGTTATTCTCGTCACTGCGTTAAGCTTGACTGATGCTCGATTGTATGAAGCATCTGAGGTTTTAGGTAGTTCTGCCCTGCGGACATTTTTAAGGGTGACACTTCCTAGTGTCAAATACGGCTTAGTTAGTGCTATTTTTGTGTGTTTCACGTTAGCTTTTACAGACTTCGGCGTACCTAAAGTAGTCGGTGGTAACTATAACGTGCTAGCAACAGATATTTATAAGCAAGTCATCGGTCAGCAAAACTTCTCGATGGGAGCAACTATTAGTGTATTTTTACTCGTACCAACTGTTGTTGCTTTCGTGCTTAATCAAATTATCCAGCGGCGACAGAATGCATTAGTTAGCGCTAAAGCAGTCCCTCTTCAACCTAAGTTTAATCCTCTTGTCGATTGGCTAGGATTTGCCTTTTGCATTTTAGTAGCACTATTTGCGATTATTGTTCTGCTAACAATTGTTTTTGCTTCTGCCATTCAAGTTTGGCCTTATAATTTCAATCTAAGTTTGCAGCACTACGACTTCAGTTCTGTAGGTGGCGGCGGCTATGCGGCTTACTGGAATAGCATTCGGATGTCATTCTATACAGCAGTGTTTGGTACAGTTGCTGTGTTTGTTAGTGCTTATCTTGTAGAAAAAGGTAAAGGATTAAATTGGTTACGCAGTATCAACTACTTTTTGTCTACAATTCCTTTAGCTTTACCTGGTCTAGTTTTAGGTCTTGCTTACGTCTTTTTCTTCAACTCTCCTTATTGGAATATTCCTTTTATTGAAGAGTATCTTTTAGTCAATCCTTTCAATTGGCTCTATGGCACAATGGGGATTCTGGTTTTATGTAACATTATTCACTTCTACACAGTATGTTTTCTGACTGCTAATACTGCGCTTAAGCAGATCGATCCAGAGTTTGAGTCGGTTTCTGCTTCAATGTCCGTCCCATTTTATCGGACGTTTTGGCGCGTCACAGCACCACTTTCACTACCAGCAATCTTGGAAATTGGCATTTACTTCTTTGTCAATGCCATGATTACTATTTCTGCGATCGTGTTTCTCTATCCTCCCACGTTACCAGTAGCAGCAGTCGCAATTGTCAATATGGACGATGCAGGAGATACCGCAGCAGCCGCAGCAATGGCAACTTTGATTGTCTTTACGAGTATCGGAGTCCGTATTCTTTATTGGTTTTTAACTCGTGGCGTACAGCAACGAACTCAAGCTTGGCGATCGCGTTGA